The genomic window TGCACTTGCCCACCATTTTGCACCAGTTTATCAGTTTGTGTGTTGAAATCTTGGAGATACAGCAGTCCTGAGGGGAACTGTTCACATCTCTGAGGTGCACCTTTTATACCTGTGTAAGGTAACTCATGGTATCCCTTATCATGGGGTATACCTCTTGTAGCAGACATGTTTTTTGTCCCAGGGCAGTTAAAAACTAATCTCGTTTTCGCTTTTATGCGGGTTTTGCCCTAGGACAATTCAAATTGATGTTattttggtttttatgcggtttttggcccgaGAACAAATAAAACGTCGATTTTACCCATCCCACCAAAAGACCCATGACActtggctgttcctcagtttgtgtctGAGAATCCCAACATGACTGCCCCCTTGAAGGATCgtgtgctgctggtaaagctcatttacaagaacagtgactgtgtgCTGGTAGCCCTGCAGAAAATTCAGACACTCTAGAGCATGAAAAAAGGCATTtttccgatgtctgctaagggtgtggagaaaatgattacaaaattcgaaaagatgggttctttttaAGTGCATTGTGGCAGAGTGAGGAAAGCAGCTggtgtgatgtctgtcaaagatgtggccacaTCATTCAGGAGGGGTCGGGTGGTGGTGGGCAAACATGCAGTGCCCAGGGGATTGCCTGAATGTTGGATATGTCTGAGATCATGGTGCACAAAATCTtacaaaacatcctgcattgctatccacacaaaatcaTCGATATTCAGGAGCTGCTTCCTGCTGACTTGTCAGCAAGACAAATGTTagctttggaatttcttgctcacatggttGATTGGTTGCTTTGGGGGAGGAgatcagggaaggacgggcaaGGCAGTCAGCTGTGCCGTTTCTAAGGAACTATCCTGCCATTTGCCCGAAGCAAtttcgggaaatcacagaaaagctaaatcacgatggctgggcgcgggtttgaaccgttgtcttcccgaatgcgagtccagtgtgctaatcactgtgccatctCTCCCGGTTTGCTCGTATGGAAGTGGGCAATGATTGGTCAGGCAACATTCCGTGGACAGGCAAAGCTCAtatccatctccaaggacatgtcagtatGCAGAATTGCATAATATGGGCAACAGGAAATCTGCATGCGCATTTACTGGTACCACTTCTGACTATGTGGTGCAGATTAACGGCTTCATTTATCGTAGAGCCAccttttttcgaggagatgagtcctctgggtcctgttatctgtaccatCTCTGGTAAACACCAGCGTCGTTCCAACCTTTCAATAGCATGGATGTGtggcatttttatgcaagatggcgctcctccacaTATTGCACCGCCAGTGAAGTGGCTTCTGCAGAGACATTTTCTAATGCTAGAATTATAAGCTGTAATTTCCCTACATCCTGGTCATCGAGATCACCtggtcttaatccgtgtgacttctggctgtggggttatctgaaagatcttTTGTTTGGTACTGAGTTATGAATGTAGCTCAATTGCAGGCACACAATGTGTAATGTATTCTGAACATGACCCACATGACACTTCGCTCTGTGCTGTTTCTCGACTTCAACCTGTGGCACaaaacggtggacagcacattgaacatgtatgcgccagtctcacgacagtgAGAATCTGATGTCAATTaatgttatttcgctttttatgcggtttttggcttcagaACAAATAAAAATCGATTTAACCCATCTGATATGATACAACCTTGCTGTGCTGGATTGACATGCCTAACTAAGAGAGCCGCAACTGgtaactactgaacatattgagTTAGCTCACTAATCATCATGCATGGTGTTATACGCAGCTCAAGCCATAGCCGTCATATTGTGATTCGTCTGTCATTTGTAACcaaccccatttacgttaagacgcttacagcagCATCTataggtaaaattttcgttaatgtTTTTCCGTGACGTTTAATTATGGACACCTTCTATACTCTAAGGTGACAAGTGTTGTGGGATACATCCTAATACCGTATCAGACCTCCTGTTGcctggtgtagtgaagcagctcgatatagcatggactcaacaagtcgttgtccCCTATTGAAATATTGaggtatgctgcctctatagctgtccataatgacgaaagtgttaccagtgttggattttgtgcacaaactgacctctcgactgtTTCCCATAAATTCTCTATGAAATTCATGTCAGATAATCTGCGTAACTAAataattcgctcaaattgtccagtgtgttcttcaaaccaattgcgaacaattgtagcccagtgacatggtgcattgtcatctataaaaattccatcgttgtctggtctccaagcagctgaacataacaatttccagtaaatgatcggttcacttgggccagaggacccagtccattccatgtaaacacagtccacaccattaaggagccaccattagcgtgcacagtgccttgctgacaatttgggtccatggcgtGTTGGGGTCTGTACTACACTTAAACATTACCAtcaactcttatcaactgaaatagtgactcatctgatcaggccacagttttccagtcgtctagggtacaatcCATATGTTCATGAACCCAGggaaggcactgcaggtgatgatgTGCTATTAGCAAGgaagtctgctgccatatccccattaacgcaaaatttcgccacactatcctaaAGGGTATGTTCGTCGTTTAAGTACCACATTTATTTCACTAAATGTTGGttttctgttagcaatgacaactctacccaaatgcCACTGATCTCGGTGAAcgccgttggccactgcattgtccgtggtaagaggtaatgcctgaaatgtggtattctcggcacactcttgacattgtggaacccagagtattgaattccctagccatttccgaaatggaatatcccatgcatctaggtataccattccacgttcaatctCTCGTaattcctgttgtgcagccataGTCACTTCAGACATCACTCATGCAAAGCtatgcttgcccttttctcacatgatatactgtgaactctgggtgaaggacaacaggcagattttatatttctagattttcagaaagcatttgacatggtgccccagtgcagactgttaacgaagatacaagcATACAGAATGAGTTCACAGGTATGTGACTGACTCAAAGACTCCTTAAAtaaagaacccagtatgttgtcctcgatggcgagtgttcatcagagacaagagtttcgtcaggagttccccagggaggtgtgataggaccactgttattctctatgtacacaaatgatttggcggacagggtaggcagcaatcaGCAGTTGTCTgttgatgatgctgcggtgtacagtaaggtgtcgaagttgagtgactgtaggaagatacaagatgtctaagaaaaaatttctagttggtgtgacgagtagcagctagctctaaatgtggaaaaatgtaacttaatacccataaataggaagaacaaacctgttgcGAAGCGATAGGAAATGGGACAGGCATATAAGAATTGTGATAAAgtaagcgaatggtcgactttggtttattgggagaattttatgaaagagtggttcacttgtaaaggagaccgtgCATAGGACGTTggtgcggcctattcttgagtattcctcaagcgtttgggatctgtACCGGAACGGATCGAAGGAAGACACCAAAGCAATTCAAGAGGTGGGCTActagatttattaccagtaggttcgaacagcacttaagtgttacagagatgttttgggaactcaaatgtgagtccctggagggaaggcggcgtttttttttttcgagtaaCACTActcagaaagtttagagaatcagcatctgaagctgactgccaacgATTCTACGGCTGCTAACGTACATTGTGCATtaggactatgaagataagatacgagcaatcagagctcatatggagtTACatagatggtcgtttctccctcgctctatttgcgaatggaacagggaaagaaatgacaggtagtggtacagggtgtccTCCACCACGTACCGCACGGTGGCttcagagtatttatgtagatacacccatcttttcacatgaatcatctgagtacaaatgacagctcctccaacacACTGtcgttttatagcttgtgtacacgatagtaccgccatctgtataagtgcatattgttattccatgacttctgtcaccttactGTATACTGACGTTGGCGAACAAGAGTCGGATGCATTAGTGATAGGTATGGAAATAAGCAGTTTGTAGAAATCGTTTGGGAACGGAAGCAATCTGATGAGGATGACATTTCATTCGAAAACGAGTAAAAccaattttaccgagcgaggtggcgcagtagttagcacactggactcgcattcgggagggcgacggttcaatcccgcgtccggccatcctgatttaggttttctgtgatttccctaaatcgttccaggaaaattacgggatggttcctttgaaagggcacggccgacttccttccccatccttccctaatccgatgagaccgatgacatcgctatttggtctcttcccccaaacaatccaatccaataacCAATTTTGAAATCTTTTTGGACCATATCTCTGGCTCTGTACAAAAGCCTAACACACACATATAAGATGTTGTGCTAGCTTACATTGAATTCCAGGTAATACCGTAACATCTGATAACTAGTCACTGCTGTATACTGTATGTATTGCATTCCGATGGGCAGTTTGTAAATTTTTATGTTACCTAGAACACACTGAAGGTAGATCGGAATGTAACGTTTTTGCCTTGCTTTTATTCTTAGAGTCAGTCCAGGTTCTGACTGGGCGAAAGTGCTGTAAAAATACTCCTGTTTTACCGGAGCAGTATTTAATTTtagcaatgaaactttgtactgctGTGCGTAACAGCCATTTCTCAATGATACCGCCAATACGAACACTGTTATATTTGCACAGGATTTTAATGAGAGTCAAGAGCAGTTTTAAACCTCTAAAACTACGAATAAATTTCCATTTCATCGTTTATTTCCACTCAATGACTAAATCAAAAAATTGTCATTGTACTGAGATAAGAAACGCCTTCACAGTATTGACTGTTCTGCAGTAATATGATTCTCAACAAGATCACATTCTCAGTAACAATACTTTTTAATCCATTTTGTCATctgaaaaaatgatattttactCTGTTACAAATAAGTGATTATAAAGAATTGCTGAATACTAGAAAGATGTTCCTATCGCACTGTTTAAATTTATTGGCTTAGCTGAagactaaggccggtattacactatcatatttctttgacaaagatatgatcaaatattaGTCAAATCGGTTTGACAAAGacatttgacgtggcgctaaaaacgggtattacactgtcatcacatttttcgccaaagttcaagatggctgacaaaaaCTTTTACTATGCGcactcacttaagaactgcgcaTTTGGAAaataagcggggggggggggggagggatatatgtatctgggtgaagccgtgggttttaagaCGAGACGATATGGCAtttttggctgggaggccccatctggggaagtccggccgccgagtgcaagtattTTTTTcaatcgacgccacactgggcgacttgaatGCCAGTGATGAGaatgaagtgatgatgaggacaacacaacacccagcccaggagcagagaaaatctccaacccagccgggaatcgcacgCGGGCCCACTGCATGGGAAGAAAGTACATTACCACTCAGCTACACAGGCGGACGGCACGACGAGACGATAAAGGCATTCACCAAAATTTGTTACGTGAGCttctagtggaggacgtcaagtcgtacataaatttCTTAAGAATGGatgacatttcagtatttgctcagtgcaGTGTCTCgtcaaataaaaaatgtaaatgctgtgtggctagagcctcccggtgggtagaccgttcgcctggtgcaagtctttcgagttgacgccacttcggcgacttgcgtgtcgatggggatgaaatgatgatgataaggacaacacaaaacccagttcctgagtggagaaaatctccaaccaagccgggaatcgaacccggcccgctaggtatgacattccgccacgctaaccactcagctacaagGGGCGGACGTCTCGTTTTATCACAccgcacaatactcacttaagaactgctatatctgcagaagacactCTGATGTCTtactacaggagagagttaaggTGAACACAGATTACTCTGGCGTGACGTGTTCCCACGTCACGTCAAGGAGCATGGGACCACGTCAGGCATGAATCTGTGTTCACATTGGCCTGACGTACAGCAGCATGAAACAACTACTTCGTCTGCATTGTATTTTCCGACAGTTTGTTTTGAACCTGCAACCatgaatgtactgtgttttttacatactggaagaagaagaagaagaaatggctgcTCTGTGTATTGCATCCATTTACTCATCTAGAGAATGGGTGCATCCTATCAATATGGGGCGAGACGAATTCGGGGAGTTCCAAAATTTAATGCCTTAACTAACAGAAGATGAAGAGCGATTTAAGTGGTATTACAGAATGACAAAAACTGAATTCTACCATCTCCAGAGCTTGGTTGGTCCGATAATAGAAAAACGCTCCACTCAACTCAGGGAAAGCATTCCGGCGGAGATACGACTTGCAGTTTGCTTGAGGTAAGTGCTAATACTTTATTGTATTATATATCTGGGAGGGAAACAAATTATCACAGagacattttggaatttttattgattttcttttCACAAAGTGCGTTTTACTATACATCAGAAAGGTTATTACAAATTACAAAAGTTTTCTTGCTGTTTCTCTTGCCAAGTGTAGGACAGCGTTGAGTGCGTTGAGCAGTCCAAGCTGTGTTCAGATCGTTGAGGAGATGGTGCTGAAGAGGATTGATAGAATGATGATGGATTTGTATTAAGAGTATTTTGTGGTAACTAGGGTTCACCTGAAATGAGCACCCACGTGCTGCTTGCAATGTTGCTCACTTCCATTTTCACTCTAATTTGCTCATCAGGacgcaattttttcacatttttcgccATGCTGAGGAAAAAAAGTTCGCATTCATCGTCCACGTTGTCACTTGATGTAGCGTGTGCACTTTGAAGAAGTATTTGGGAGTGCAAGCGTTGgttgtctttcattattttaaccATTTCTTGTGCGGATAACGACAAACGTTTTTTTCCAACATAAGGCCTTACGGGCTTCGATGAAGGTTGAGTAAAAGTTGTTGGAGAATCTGATACATTAGCAGTGGGATTGTCGATGGCCTCCGCCATTGTAGGGAATGCACTTTTCAGTAGATCGTTTCTTGGTGGATTGGATTGGAAACTTTCTGACGAGGCCACTTGCGAGTCTGTTTCATCAATCGGACATAAGCCAGTTTCTTCTCGTGTTCCATCATAATCTTCATTATTGGGGCTGTCTTCCGCATTTCCTCGAGTTTTCCTTGTTACGAGAGTTGGATTCAAAAACGCCATTTCATCTTCAAATTTCCATTTTCTCAAACTCTTTGCTGCCTGACCTGATTTTGTGGCTCTACGGTGTTTAGCCTGGATGTACGCATTCCGCAGTTTATTCCAGTTGTCTTTACATTCATTACCTAGAACAGAGAAATTAGTTTAGAATTCTAGGCTAGtctttatagtgcgtttaaaattagttgcgaattTTGACGTTTGGCTTGCCGGAGGTGACGTGACTCCGTTACTCAGGCAACACCAATGGCGAGCCAGGCTTTTCCCCCCGAGCCGCCAAAGGTGTCGGCCTGTAAGGTATTCCTGTCTCCAGGCCGTAGGTAAACACAACCACAATTGTTTCTTTGCCGCCAAAAAACGTTCTCTGTTCATTATTGTCGTTTCTCTACCGCTAAAGAACGTTTACGTGGCGACCGGCTCCTTTTAGGCGTGGCGATATCGCCGCCTGCTGGCACG from Schistocerca nitens isolate TAMUIC-IGC-003100 chromosome 5, iqSchNite1.1, whole genome shotgun sequence includes these protein-coding regions:
- the LOC126260684 gene encoding uncharacterized protein LOC126260684, with translation MEEMLIEYVRSNPVLYDPTNRQYRNQHSRKEAWDEIGEKLGITGNECKDNWNKLRNAYIQAKHRRATKSGQAAKSLRKWKFEDEMAFLNPTLVTRKTRGNAEDSPNNEDYDGTREETGLCPIDETDSQVASSESFQSNPPRNDLLKSAFPTMAEAIDNPTANVSDSPTTFTQPSSKPVRPYVGKKRLSLSAQEMVKIMKDNQRLHSQILLQSAHATSSDNVDDECELFFLSMAKNVKKLRPDEQIRVKMEVSNIASSTWVLISGEP